The sequence TATTAGTCCCAGGACCATCATGCATGTGCAGTTATATGTTTAATCCAACAGAAATttactattatatttttctttatgtattaaaAGTGTTTAATCTTTCCCAAGTCAATTCTGCTTTTATCATGTGACTCCCATAATCCAACCAACgatttgtttagttctttttcttttttttctgatttccttcTCTGTAGCCCGCATTTTCACAGAATTATATTCTATCTTGGGAATATTTAATGCTCTAAGCATCACATTCATTTAAGAATCATTTATGTATAATACTACTATCGATAAATACTATTCTTTCTTATTGAGAAACTAAAATTCTAAAGGATAAAACTAATTTCCCATAATCAAATTCACTTAAGTTGTCAAGTAAAGACTTCAACCTGACACTTCAGAACATTCCTGAGTATACACTGATCACACTGCCTTCACTAGCTTAGGATGAgctatcttcagtttctttcactcCACCTTCTCATGTTCCACTGCTcaattttaattcttcttcatttttattttttaaatcaagagcCATGGTACTGAATGGAGGAAATCAGAGCTCTGTGACCATATTCATCCTCTCGGGCTTCTCAGAATACCCACGCCTCCAGGTACCCATTTTCCTGGTGTTCTTGACCATTTACACAGTCACTCTGGTGGGGAACCTTGGCATAATTGTGATCATAAGGACCAGTCCCAAACTACACACACCCATGTACTTTTTTCTCAGCCATCTAtcctttttggatatttgttctTCCGTGTATTTACACCCAAACTCCTAGGTGTCTTGGTTGTGGAAGACAGAGTTATCTCTTTCAAAGGACGCATGGCACAgtttttctttggctgtgcaCTTGTGATTTCGGAGATGTCCATGCTcgcagtgatggcctatgaccggttTGTGGCTGTTTGTAACCCCCTGCTCTACACAGTTGCTGTGTCTCCTAAGCTCTGCAGCCTCCTGGTTGCTGGAACCTACACGTGGGGTGGAATGTGTTCCTTGACAATCACATGTTCTCCTTTGGAGCTGTCCGTCTGTGGTTCTAATGTCATACATCACTTTGGCTGTGAGTATTCTGCCATCATCTCTACTTCCTGTTCCGACACCCATTTCAGTCAGCTGACGTGTTTCATCATTTCTACACTCAATGAGGTGTGTAGCCTCCTGATTATCCTCGCCTCCTATGTTTTCATAGCTGTCACAATCATCAAGATGCCTTCAGCTGGTGGACTCCGaaaagccttctccacctgtgccTCCCACCTGACCGCCATCACCATTTTCCATGGGACTGTCCTGTCCCTTTATTGTGTCCCCAACTCCAAAAGCTCATGGCTCCTGGTCAAAGTAGCCACTGTGTTTTTTACTGTTATGATTCCTATGCTGAACCCTCTTATCTATAGCCTTATGAATACAGATGTGAAAGAGACAGCCAGGAGTTTGATAACTATGAAACTGCTTTCTCCTTCAATATAATTCAGAAGTCCAATGGAACTGAAAAGCCACTTGAATTAAAGTCAAGCTGTGTATAACTCAAATATATTTATGTTCATACACTGCCtgataattttcatatatatttctgatGCTAGCTTACCTTTATTATAAGTAAATATATGGTTATGTTTCAGATAAATTGTATgttgcattttacattttttatttgatgATCAGGACGAGCTACAATTATTTCTGAGTTAATATAGAAATAATACATTGTGGAAGTCAGAGTGACGAAAAGAGATATATTGTTAGGGACTCATTCCTTATGCTACAGTTTATGTTGTGATTTGTAACACTGCTGCAAACACAGATGATAACTCTGTTTAGTGTCAGGGTTAAGGTTAGGGttagtgttagggttagggttaaatTTGCACTCAGGTTCTCATAACTAACTCTCTTGATTCAGTTCTACAAAATGCAACTTTTAGCTTTTCTCAAAACTTTATTTTACTCCAGGTAAAATGAGGACTTTTGAGTTTGCATGATAAAAATATTACCTGATTTTAAGCAAGGATATCCTGAAAATAATAGCTAGTCTCTGTAGGCATCACTCATTTTTTGAATACCAGTATAACATAGTTCAACAAAAGGTGTTTAAGATGATACTGAATGTTGAGAAAAAGTTAAATGTATGTCTAAGGAGATATGATGATTACTCAGTGATAAAGCCCAAGTTAAGAactgctttattttctcttcttctgacATATTCTCACTCACATCTCAGGTTTGCACTCATAatccaaatgaaaagaaatgctcTTAGTCAATAATGAAGCATGAAAAAATTATAATGAGATTAACAGAAATGCTTCTGAATAACTGGACTTAATCATGAATCTACCTCATTCAGCATAATAAGTCTTTCTTATATTCCTTTGAAGTACCTGCCattaccacatattctttatgatAACTTTGAAATAAAGCTCACTATCCATTAGAGCAACTTCTGACAGCTTTTCTTCCCTGTAAGTGGATCCCGTTTATCCTTGACCGTTTCATTTTCATACAGACTTCagtatttattttgttcactcatGCAGTCTTAAACCCTGAGACTC comes from Dama dama isolate Ldn47 chromosome 1, ASM3311817v1, whole genome shotgun sequence and encodes:
- the LOC133055564 gene encoding LOW QUALITY PROTEIN: olfactory receptor 1165-like (The sequence of the model RefSeq protein was modified relative to this genomic sequence to represent the inferred CDS: inserted 1 base in 1 codon) — encoded protein: MVLNGGNQSSVTIFILSGFSEYPRLQVPIFLVFLTIYTVTLVGNLGIIVIIRTSPKLHTPMYFFLSHLSFLDICSSXVFTPKLLGVLVVEDRVISFKGRMAQFFFGCALVISEMSMLAVMAYDRFVAVCNPLLYTVAVSPKLCSLLVAGTYTWGGMCSLTITCSPLELSVCGSNVIHHFGCEYSAIISTSCSDTHFSQLTCFIISTLNEVCSLLIILASYVFIAVTIIKMPSAGGLRKAFSTCASHLTAITIFHGTVLSLYCVPNSKSSWLLVKVATVFFTVMIPMLNPLIYSLMNTDVKETARSLITMKLLSPSI